The sequence ttAAAATAACCAGATTATAGCTATTTATCAGCCCcacaccccaccccccccaaaaaaaaaagaaaagaaaaaagaccaGCCTTATTAATTCTCTACGTGATATGCAGCCACCACGAATCTCCTAACTTCCAGACAATTCATGCATCTAATTTAAGAAATTTCTTTATAATTCCCATCATCTCTCCTCCTGGAAAACGCCCAAGACAACCCCTCGCTGCTGCAATCTCGTTAAACTCACAAACTGAATCACCATTATAAGCTTGAAGCTGTTTGCTTCTCTCTTGTTCAATTCCCACATCATCTGTTAGGTCATCATGAACTTCAGTAGCTGGAAGAGGAAATGGATCAAGAGAAGTTCCCAAAATGATGGACTCCCCACCTACTGCACTCACAAAGTCTTTCAACCGACACATTGCAAATGGAACTGTTTCAAAGCTGTGGTCTCCATATTCAACTGGAGTTGAGTGGTCTCCAGTAACGCAAAGAAAGTAACGAAATTTTCCAGTTGATTCTGCCTCCCAGAGGAGCCTAGCCAACTGTCCTATAGCTCGATCTACAGCTTCCAGCCCTTTGACTTTCAAAATGCTTGCCTTGTCATGACCTGCATCATCTATTGCCTGCAATACCAAGTATCAAGCAGACTCCATCACCATCATAACAATGGAAAATATTGAGCCAAGTACTTCGACCTCCCTTACCATCCAGTGGTCCATTGGCACAGACTCAGTCCAGAGGTAAAGAAACAAAGTAGGCAGCATTCATAATCAAATGTTCTCATAGTGAAATGATTTGCTGCTATTAATCTACCCTGTCATTTCAAATTATCTGAAATTTTCTGCAAACAAGATGCCCAATAGGTATTTAATTCAAATGGTCTATGATCATTTGTTAGAATCATTTTCACTATTCAATCCAAAACCATCTTTTCAGGCCAGTCATGCACCAACATAGATGAGGCAAATGTTCTGTATCATTGCATGAGAGCTATGAGATCCTGTAATTCAATTTGAACCTCAATGCAAGCAGGCCCCACATAGTATTTCTAGCTTGAAAACAATGatgtaaaatttattaagataaattaaactctttgaAGAGCTATTATAGTTGCATGTGTCTCagaagaaaagataaataaatccTAAAATATATGACCTTGATGTGAAGAAACCCAAAATCATAGCCATCTGATCGACCAGGTTTGTTTTCATCCTCCCCAGGTACAAAAGCAGAGGGGCAAGACTGCAAAGGAGCTGAGAGTGCCTTAGCTATTGCAGTTGCTTTGGAAGTTAAAAGTGTTCGATAGTCTCCAGTTGCTCCAGGGGCATCAAGGATATCAATAGCAAGAGACAAGCCCAGGCCAGCAATAATTTTGGTGGGAGCTACCATGCATGGCCACAATCCATGCCTTTTTTCAAAGGGAGGAACCTGAAATATACAATTCAGAATTTTGAATACAAAGCTGTTATTGTAAATGTAAAttactcaatttttattttatttatttattttcagattttagggATTTACTTAATGTTACATTACAACATGTAAGAAAAAGGGAACTTGAGTGTACAGGGGACACGTGGagtacacaaaataaaacccttaaaaaattatagcctaaaattagagaaatccaagaaaatctgaaaaagaagaacaaagagaTTCCACCTAATCTAGTAATCCAGTCAAATATAAAGATGCTCTGAAAAAAACATAAGCTTAAGGTTGTTTTATGTTAAAACCATCAAAAAGTTAAATTTTCACAGGATTTTCAAGCCTCTGGAATACAACCACATGCTAGACTTCTCACCGTAATATATCAACTTACAGGATAAGTTACAAGAACAACAGGATGTGTGGAAGTAATATTGAAGATTAAAGAATAGCACATCTCAGAGCAAAACTGTTTTCCTTAATACCTTACGTCCTCCAGCTTCTGTTTGagctcaaaaaaattatttcaaatttaataattatattttttaaaaagcaaaatCCAGACCAGTTAATGAGAGAGATCAAATTTTGAATACAACAGACCTCAAGTCGAATACCACAACCCCGTAGAAGGACAACATTAGCTACATTCTTCCCTTCTGCAACCCGCTTTGCATTTAATGGATGAGAAATCAGAATTTTGGACATTTCCTTGGATAACTCATTAACAACTACAGCTGTGTGCCTTGCTTCATCAGTATCATCTAGAGCTTCAACTTGCAAAAGTAAGCGGTTGTCCTTTAACGGGTCTGTCCCTGATATATTTCCGCTTAATCTTGGTCCTTTGACAACCACTCCACATCTATGCTCTGTTGCATACCTGTAGTAAATGTTATTGTGCTCATCTGTGTCTagtttattattgaaattaaagcCTTAAGCTTCAACTAAGGAACAAAGGTAGCGCATCTCATTTTAATTGGTAAGTCACACATGAACATGGTGGGTCTTGGAACCCACAATTTTACCTTCCACCTTGCTCTTAAAAGGGGAGGAGACACCATTTGTAGAGTTCTTTAGTAAAAAAGGTAGaacttctctctcttatatattGGTGACTAAAGGACCTACATAAACTTAAAAAGCTGGGAACAATATCTTGAAACTACATATTAGTTGATATATTTAggcaaaaaaaacttttttaaaactgATAAAAATTTGATATACCTTGTTCATAGATATTTGAAACTTCAAAGTTATTTAAAATAGTTTAAATAACAGGAGAAGTTGATAATTCATAGAGTTCTCCAAATAAAGGTTGTGATTGGCAAAAATCTCAAACAACACAGATATGGAAGCATAATCCAACACTAATTCACAAGCAATACTGTAGCAGATATAAGCATCCGCACCTGACTCTAACTTCGTATTGAGGAAAAGACGGCAGCTTCATTCCATCTAATGCTGCACAGAGTACGGGCCCTTCTTCTTCAAAGTGCCTGTCAGCCCTCCTACTTGTGACTATTCCCGTTTTCTCATCCAAGGTTGCAAAATTTGACTAGAAATCCAAAGATGGCAACAAGTCATCATGCAAAATAGCCAACcactaataaattttaaaaagtacaaTACACAGTCTACTAGAACAAGTATAAGCAGGACAAATGATAACTGGTAAAATATAGAAAGGAAATGAATTTCCAATGCTCAAAACAATTGACTCTTACCACATGCACTCATGATTAAGTACTGATTGAAATTTTTATGCAAAAGGGAGTcacacaattattatttttcttcagtAATAAGAAGAGTTTCATGTTTAGTAAACATAATTTGATATTTCAGGCATAGGCGTAGTATGAATAGTCTCAAAAAGGAACTTAACTCACATATACAGACATATTTTGTATACACTGACAAGGAAGAGAGTAGCACACATAAAAATCCTATTACTTAAGATAGTAGAAAGCTAAATGTAAACATCCTAAAttataaagaataataaaatctGGACCTCAAAATTCTCCCAGTATaatgtttttagaatttttctcCCTACTCCTATAAGTTTCAGCTTATttaactaaaactgaaaactttttgctgaaagtactattctgcttatttttgctactatttatgagtcccactgcactttttggtaccattcatgggtcccactgtacatttcagctaacttttacttttatctacagtactttcaacaaaaagttttcagtttcagttaaaTAAGCTATTCCCAAACGGACACTAAGAACTTCACCCTTTAAGCATGTATCCCCAACCCTAGGCCACCCAGTAAAACCAGATTGGTTAAACTAAACAGAGCCCAATTAAGATTTAAAGAGTTAAttttcatggaaaaaaaaaggatttaaaaGCACTATTTCACGTCCGCAAAAGTTCAAATCTATAAGATTACAGCTTCTGCAAAATATGTCAAAATACAAAAGACTATAAATGTAGAAAATCATCTATCAAGACCATAGttgatcaaattaaaattttccttctgTACTAAAAGTCAAAACAATTATAAACTAACATCAACTGTAGattttctcttctttaaaaTGTAGACCAACATTCATATCAACCACTTCATTTTGTCATCAAATAGACAAGAAATAATAGCACTGTGTGGCAATGCTCACGTGTTGAAAATTCTTATCACGAATCACATTGTCCAATATACTACTATCATACCACACATCATATGATGCATAATTAGCTACAGGAGAAAGATATGAATTTTTAACCAAGTGAGCAACCATCGTAGTGgccataaatgaaaaaaaaaaaaagaagaaaatgtaaagaaaaatttactCACCTTAAATGCAATATCACCAGGAGACATTGCCAAACCAGCACCCATGGACTCAAAAGCACCTCGACCCCGATAATACACTCTTGGGTCATAACCCAATAAAGAGAGGTGAGCAGTGTCACTCCCACAACCCAAGCCTACTTCAACAGGGTCCATAAGGCCATTAACTCCAGCAGATGCAATGGCATCCAAATTGGGCACTTTGGCTGCCTGCAGAGGAGTCTTGAATCCAAGCCTTGGCAGTGACACGTCACCCAACCCATCAATCAGCACAAACGCTACTCTTGTCTTAGGTTGCAGCGGACTACCCATGTTTATATATGGTAAAATTCACTTTCCTTCCTTTCTAGATTAGAGACAATGTTGCAAACTTGAAATGCAGATAAAATGAACGAGTAATAATGTAACCCGTTTCACTCTGAATGCCGCTAAGAGCAAAGTCAGCAGACAAGCCGACCCTTCAAACagctgattaaaaaaaattacaaaaacaacaCAGAACAAATGCTATTACATCAGAATATTAGTATTCCATTTATTATGGCAATATGCAACAAATCAACAACATAGAAACAATTTATATTCACCACACCATTATGAATGTATCATGGACTTAAATAAGTCAAAACTTTGGGTCACAAGTCCCAGTCTCATACTCTGCTAAATGAGAC is a genomic window of Quercus lobata isolate SW786 chromosome 2, ValleyOak3.0 Primary Assembly, whole genome shotgun sequence containing:
- the LOC115975859 gene encoding uncharacterized protein LOC115975859, which codes for MGSPLQPKTRVAFVLIDGLGDVSLPRLGFKTPLQAAKVPNLDAIASAGVNGLMDPVEVGLGCGSDTAHLSLLGYDPRVYYRGRGAFESMGAGLAMSPGDIAFKSNFATLDEKTGIVTSRRADRHFEEEGPVLCAALDGMKLPSFPQYEVRVRYATEHRCGVVVKGPRLSGNISGTDPLKDNRLLLQVEALDDTDEARHTAVVVNELSKEMSKILISHPLNAKRVAEGKNVANVVLLRGCGIRLEVPPFEKRHGLWPCMVAPTKIIAGLGLSLAIDILDAPGATGDYRTLLTSKATAIAKALSAPLQSCPSAFVPGEDENKPGRSDGYDFGFLHIKAIDDAGHDKASILKVKGLEAVDRAIGQLARLLWEAESTGKFRYFLCVTGDHSTPVEYGDHSFETVPFAMCRLKDFVSAVGGESIILGTSLDPFPLPATEVHDDLTDDVGIEQERSKQLQAYNGDSVCEFNEIAAARGCLGRFPGGEMMGIIKKFLKLDA